One part of the Mya arenaria isolate MELC-2E11 chromosome 3, ASM2691426v1 genome encodes these proteins:
- the LOC128228315 gene encoding uncharacterized protein LOC128228315, whose amino-acid sequence MRRTGRLGIGGALGQTSALGFNESGESKPASVTRLDKEIQSLKSENKKLKTELNDIRSLYKQLVDEAPHEKFDERRVNLLKSQIIQLERQMLLLNEALSSRSEALYEVENNLQWLADTCRGYIVQEVRGSQVPVERAQLTLMVETAESARIKLYKQLENNTTQKLSRPLRFYSDFLLTTEDDDVTLFDVALGQLDHINLKHVTKLESKLSSLYCDLIHLHSIMEEETKNESACLWTSCHVTQASRERLATQILTSCARLKECSSDLMELSLLYPCAPWPPLKRNALKEITSERVIQCLPGNPRSRSPDTVNVIQALVKAYNYKVYMLNNQLQALKGEVKYHKKVYNLQLKYTESLFQAIREAYSGFEAMSNEVIVKPLKDVLEAFVDLSQSASEEALRCFMKTFRDKVPQLSDVIETLSVKEEESEGSKMLSQYGDEFFRVLEKIMHEQQCKRDREAEKVDHVRQEQDRLDTNLREILEQQEARLQQISMMSSEHENTDGVMSSDYGQSEQSDNKWTSEMNSSAKQRDLSVEIYLPGDSNKGQEQVKDKADSKLKKQGKPLHKKEWVNVLDHHLERDLSELSVNDQESDTGKLSDAELLAYHQNTIPDVNVNLPHPNRLEGRKLPSLDNEPTDSAASKSKIKKKLNYVPNTFVPNRTLKLRRSGSQTRLGSAENTMTNSDTSLDQTNTEHHVKSDRSRSKDETAIRKGTKPEAKFRSKPAFR is encoded by the exons ATGAGGCGGACAGGAAGATTGGGTATTGGAGGGGCACTTGGCCAGACTTCCGCCTTGGGTTTCAATGAGAGTGGGGAAAGCAAACCTGCCAGTGTCACAAGACTGGATAAAGAGATACAG TCTTTGAAGTCCgaaaataagaaattaaaaactGAATTGAATGATATCCG ATCATTGTATAAGCAGCTGGTTGATGAGGCTCCACATGAGAAATTTGATGAGAGAAGAGTTAATCTCCTCAAATCACAGATTATTCAGCTGGAAAGACAA ATGCTTTTGTTGAATGAGGCCCTGAGTTCACGCAGTGAGGCCCTGTATGAGGTGGAGAATAACTTGCAGTGGCTGGCTGACACATGCAG AGGTTACATAGTCCAGGAGGTGCGGGGCAGCCAGGTCCCTGTGGAGAGAGCCCAGCTTACACTCATGGTGGAGACAGCAGAGTCGGCACGCATCAAACTATACAAACAGCTGGAG aaCAACACCACCCAGAAGTTGAGCCGCCCACTGAGGTTTTACAGCGACTTCCTACTTACAACGGAGGATGATGATGTCACATTGTTTGATGTTGCTCTGGGACAGCTGGATCATATCAACCTCAAACATGTG accAAATTAGAATCAAAGCTGAGCTCCCTTTACTGTGACCTGATCCATCTACATTCCATCATGGAGGAGGAGACGAAGAATGAGTCAGCATGTTTGTGGACTTCCTGTCACGTGACCCAGGCTTCCAGAGAGAGACTGGCAACACAGATTTTAACCTCCTGTGCCAGGCTGAAAGAGTGCAGCTCAGATCTCATGGAGTTGTCCCTGTTATATCCCTGCGCACCATGG CCTCCATTGAAAAGAAATGCCCTAAAAGAGATCACATCAGAGAGAGTGATCCAGTGTCTCCCTGGAaatccaaggtcaaggtcaccagaTACAGTCAATGTCATCCAAGCACTTGTTAAGGCTTACAACTATAAAGTCTACATGTTGAATAACCAG TTGCAGGCCCTGAAAGGAGAGGTGAAGTACCACAAGAAAGTCTACAATCTTCAGCTCAAGTACACTGAGTCTCTCTTTCAGGCCATCAG GGAAGCATACAGTGGGTTTGAAGCCATGAGCAATGAAGTCATTGTGAAACCTCTTAAGG ATGTTTTAGAGGCCTTTGTGGACCTGAGCCAGTCAGCATCAGAGGAGGCGCTCCGATGTTTCATGAAGACATTCAGGGATAAAGTACCCCAG CTATCTGATGTTATTGAAACCCTGTCTGTCAAAGAGGAGGAGTCTGAAG GTTCAAAGATGTTATCGCAATATGGAGATGAGTTTTTTCGTGTCCTTGAGAAAATCATGCACGAGCAGCAATGCAAACGTGACCGTGAGGCAGAGAAAGTAGACCATGTGAGACAGGAGCAAGATAGACTGGACACCAACCTCAGGGAGATACTCGAGCAGCAGGAGGCCAGACTACAACAGATATCGATGATGTCATCAGAACATGAGAACACAGATGGTGTGATGTCATCAGATTATGGACAATCTGAACAGAGTGACAACAAATGGACGTCTGAAATGAATAGTTCTGCTAAACAAAGAGATCTTAGTGTTGAAATATATCTACCTGGAGATTCAAACAAGGGCCAAGAACAGGTCAAAGACAAAGCAGATAGTAAATTAAAGAAACAAGGAAAACCTTTGCATAAAAAAGAATGGGTTAATGTACTTGATCATCATTTGGAAAGGGATTTGAGTGAATTGAGTGTAAATGATCAGGAATCTGATACGGGTAAACTCTCTGATGCAGAATTGTTAGCTTATCATCAAAACACAATTCCAGATGTGAATGTTAATCTACCTCATCCAAATAGACTGGAAGGCAGGAAACTGCCAAGTCTTGACAACGAACCCACAGATAGTGCTGCTTCTAAGTCTAAAATTAAGAAGAAACTGAACTATGTTCCCAACACATTTGTTCCCAACAGAACACTGAAGTTGCGAAGGTCAGGCAGCCAGACAAGACTTGGATCTGCTGAGAATACCATGACTAACTCTGACACCAGCTTGGATCAAACTAACACTGAGCATCATGTAAAGAGTGATAGGTCTAGGTCCAAAGATGAAACTGCTATAAGAAAAGGCACAAAACCAGAAGCTAAATTTAGATCAAAACCTGCCTTCAGATGA
- the LOC128228661 gene encoding tumor necrosis factor alpha-induced protein 8-like isoform X1, giving the protein MASEPGAGFDSKGIGLRAQKKLLGKMSSKKIAKVFIDDTTARVLDNAFRILKEYLPAKKDADKILKYLIKTVVKIGILYRNDQFNAEELKLAELFKQKFRSVAMTLVSFYTVDFTYDKQFLRHTTEECHTLLQQLIKRHLTDKSKSRVDIIFDTFNDPALMDAIFTSGKFKEFMDKITTDLNTLMDEGSL; this is encoded by the coding sequence TGGCGTCCGAGCCAGGGGCCGGGTTTGATTCAAAAGGCATTGGCCTGCGAGCCCAGAAAAAGCTGCTGGGGAAGATGTCCAGCAAGAAGATAGCAAAAGTCTTCATTGATGACACAACTGCCAGGGTTCTCGACAATGCTTTCAGAATACTTAAAGAATATTTGCCCGCTAAAAAGGATGCGGACAAGATTCTCAAATATCTGATAAAAACTGTTGTAAAAATTGGCATTCTCTACAGAAATGACCAGTTTAACGCTGAGGAGTTGAAACTTGCTGAATTGTTTAAGCAAAAGTTTCGATCTGTTGCCATGACACTGGTGAGCTTCTACACTGTAGACTTTACGTATGACAAGCAGTTTCTACGACATACAACAGAAGAATGTCACACGTTACTGCAACAGCTAATCAAGCGTCATTTGACTGACAAGTCAAAATCTCGGGTGGATATAATCTTTGACACTTTCAATGATCCTGCGCTTATGGATGCTATATTTACGTCAGGAAAATTCAAGGAATTCATGGACAAAATAACAACTGACCTGAACACACTGATGGATGAGGGAAGCTTGTGA